A region from the Fundulus heteroclitus isolate FHET01 chromosome 22, MU-UCD_Fhet_4.1, whole genome shotgun sequence genome encodes:
- the LOC105924876 gene encoding centrosomal protein of 55 kDa isoform X2, producing the protein MAAYKCNRSLRKKLSSDLVKIISSLRKENVYLKKTLAEVSRHHAEHNKLVERLLALETLRLESCQQLPTKDEKTSSSSEDLCTKEMNSVDGDSPSEKEVSSNDEAVLHLQNKLNDALEKNQQWLEYDQQREAYVRAILDKMLWLEKQLNEANQAHSQQHNEEHSDEAPKKNRERFESFLKEVDLLHKQVEVVHRKLISAEERFREREKELEALTHQLKSDTASKGSPQEECSNPEEEEEQQLKEETEELQAQLKEEKRRSTSFELQASLYQRYMLNHHHADQEKIADLERQLRISSQDLEDAKRDSSYLKKQMLRILKKLPKTKGKNPKQSKRDQRDVGVCEEASPDPWIPRGSLASLSHSSALDESFLECPTCQAEYPASQYRELLTHLEMCLE; encoded by the exons ATGGCAGCCTATAAATGTAATCGCTCGCTCAGGAAAAAGCTCAGCTCAGACCTTGTAAAGATCATCAGCAGCCTAAGGAAGGAGAATGTCTATCTGAAGAAGACTCTAGCTGAGGTGTCCCGTCATCACGCAGAACATAATAAGCTCGTGGAG AGACTCCTGGCTCTGGAAACTCTGCGGCTGGAGAGTTGTCAGCAGCTTCCAACAAAGGATGAAAAAACATCTTCGTCCTCTGAGGATCTCTGCACCAAAGAGATGAACTCTGTGGACGGA GATTCCCCTTCAGAAAAAGAGGTTTCCTCCAATGACGAAGCTGTTTTACATCTTCAAAATAAGCTCAATGAT GCTTTGGAAAAGAACCAGCAGTGGCTGGAATATGACCAGCAGAGAGAGGCCTACGTGAGGGCAATTCTGGACAAAATGTTATGGCTGGAGAAGCAGCTGAATGAAGCCAATCAGGCCCACTCACAGCAGCACAATGAGGAGCATTCAGATG AGGCACCAAAAAAGAATAGGGAGCGCTTTGAAAGTTTCCTGAAGGAGGTGGATCTGCTTCATAAACAGGTTGAAGTGGTTCATCGGAAGCTGATCAGTGCTGAAGAAAG GTTCAGAGAAAGGGAGAAAGAGCTGGAGGCTCTCACACACCAGTTAAAGAGCGACACAGCAAGTAAAGGAAGCCCACAAGAAGAATGCAGCAACcccgaggaggaggaagaacaacagctgaaggaggagactgaggAGCTTCAAGCtcagctgaaggaggagaagcgaaggtCTACCAGCTTTGAGCTGCAG GCAAGCCTCTATCAGAGGTACATGTTAAACCATCACCATGCAGACCAGGAAAAGATTGCAGACCTAGAGAGACAG CTCAGGATTTCTTCACAAGACCTTGAGGACGCAAAGCGGGACTCTTCCTATTTAAAGAAGCAAATGCTCAGAATTCTGAAGAAGCTGccaaaaacaaaaggcaaaaacCCAAAACAGTCAAAG AGAGACCAGCGGGACGTCGGCGTATGTGAAGAGGCGAGCCCAGACCCCTGGATCCCCAGAGGCAGCCTGGCATCCCTCTCTCACAGCAGCGCGCTGGATGAAAGTTTCCTGGAGTGTCCCACCTGCCAGGCCGAGTACCCCGCCAGCCAGTACCGAGAGCTGCTAACGCACCTGGAGATGTGTCTCGAGTGA
- the LOC105924876 gene encoding centrosomal protein of 55 kDa isoform X3, whose product MAAYKCNRSLRKKLSSDLVKIISSLRKENVYLKKTLAEVSRHHAEHNKLVERLLALETLRLESCQQLPTKDEKTSSSSEDLCTKEMNSVDGDSPSEKEVSSNDEAVLHLQNKLNDALEKNQQWLEYDQQREAYVRAILDKMLWLEKQLNEANQAHSQQHNEEHSDEEAPKKNRERFESFLKEVDLLHKQVEVVHRKLISAEERFREREKELEALTHQLKSDTASKGSPQEECSNPEEEEEQQLKEETEELQAQLKEEKRRSTSFELQLRISSQDLEDAKRDSSYLKKQMLRILKKLPKTKGKNPKQSKRDQRDVGVCEEASPDPWIPRGSLASLSHSSALDESFLECPTCQAEYPASQYRELLTHLEMCLE is encoded by the exons ATGGCAGCCTATAAATGTAATCGCTCGCTCAGGAAAAAGCTCAGCTCAGACCTTGTAAAGATCATCAGCAGCCTAAGGAAGGAGAATGTCTATCTGAAGAAGACTCTAGCTGAGGTGTCCCGTCATCACGCAGAACATAATAAGCTCGTGGAG AGACTCCTGGCTCTGGAAACTCTGCGGCTGGAGAGTTGTCAGCAGCTTCCAACAAAGGATGAAAAAACATCTTCGTCCTCTGAGGATCTCTGCACCAAAGAGATGAACTCTGTGGACGGA GATTCCCCTTCAGAAAAAGAGGTTTCCTCCAATGACGAAGCTGTTTTACATCTTCAAAATAAGCTCAATGAT GCTTTGGAAAAGAACCAGCAGTGGCTGGAATATGACCAGCAGAGAGAGGCCTACGTGAGGGCAATTCTGGACAAAATGTTATGGCTGGAGAAGCAGCTGAATGAAGCCAATCAGGCCCACTCACAGCAGCACAATGAGGAGCATTCAGATG AAGAGGCACCAAAAAAGAATAGGGAGCGCTTTGAAAGTTTCCTGAAGGAGGTGGATCTGCTTCATAAACAGGTTGAAGTGGTTCATCGGAAGCTGATCAGTGCTGAAGAAAG GTTCAGAGAAAGGGAGAAAGAGCTGGAGGCTCTCACACACCAGTTAAAGAGCGACACAGCAAGTAAAGGAAGCCCACAAGAAGAATGCAGCAACcccgaggaggaggaagaacaacagctgaaggaggagactgaggAGCTTCAAGCtcagctgaaggaggagaagcgaaggtCTACCAGCTTTGAGCTGCAG CTCAGGATTTCTTCACAAGACCTTGAGGACGCAAAGCGGGACTCTTCCTATTTAAAGAAGCAAATGCTCAGAATTCTGAAGAAGCTGccaaaaacaaaaggcaaaaacCCAAAACAGTCAAAG AGAGACCAGCGGGACGTCGGCGTATGTGAAGAGGCGAGCCCAGACCCCTGGATCCCCAGAGGCAGCCTGGCATCCCTCTCTCACAGCAGCGCGCTGGATGAAAGTTTCCTGGAGTGTCCCACCTGCCAGGCCGAGTACCCCGCCAGCCAGTACCGAGAGCTGCTAACGCACCTGGAGATGTGTCTCGAGTGA
- the LOC105924876 gene encoding centrosomal protein of 55 kDa isoform X1 — MAAYKCNRSLRKKLSSDLVKIISSLRKENVYLKKTLAEVSRHHAEHNKLVERLLALETLRLESCQQLPTKDEKTSSSSEDLCTKEMNSVDGDSPSEKEVSSNDEAVLHLQNKLNDALEKNQQWLEYDQQREAYVRAILDKMLWLEKQLNEANQAHSQQHNEEHSDEEAPKKNRERFESFLKEVDLLHKQVEVVHRKLISAEERFREREKELEALTHQLKSDTASKGSPQEECSNPEEEEEQQLKEETEELQAQLKEEKRRSTSFELQASLYQRYMLNHHHADQEKIADLERQLRISSQDLEDAKRDSSYLKKQMLRILKKLPKTKGKNPKQSKRDQRDVGVCEEASPDPWIPRGSLASLSHSSALDESFLECPTCQAEYPASQYRELLTHLEMCLE, encoded by the exons ATGGCAGCCTATAAATGTAATCGCTCGCTCAGGAAAAAGCTCAGCTCAGACCTTGTAAAGATCATCAGCAGCCTAAGGAAGGAGAATGTCTATCTGAAGAAGACTCTAGCTGAGGTGTCCCGTCATCACGCAGAACATAATAAGCTCGTGGAG AGACTCCTGGCTCTGGAAACTCTGCGGCTGGAGAGTTGTCAGCAGCTTCCAACAAAGGATGAAAAAACATCTTCGTCCTCTGAGGATCTCTGCACCAAAGAGATGAACTCTGTGGACGGA GATTCCCCTTCAGAAAAAGAGGTTTCCTCCAATGACGAAGCTGTTTTACATCTTCAAAATAAGCTCAATGAT GCTTTGGAAAAGAACCAGCAGTGGCTGGAATATGACCAGCAGAGAGAGGCCTACGTGAGGGCAATTCTGGACAAAATGTTATGGCTGGAGAAGCAGCTGAATGAAGCCAATCAGGCCCACTCACAGCAGCACAATGAGGAGCATTCAGATG AAGAGGCACCAAAAAAGAATAGGGAGCGCTTTGAAAGTTTCCTGAAGGAGGTGGATCTGCTTCATAAACAGGTTGAAGTGGTTCATCGGAAGCTGATCAGTGCTGAAGAAAG GTTCAGAGAAAGGGAGAAAGAGCTGGAGGCTCTCACACACCAGTTAAAGAGCGACACAGCAAGTAAAGGAAGCCCACAAGAAGAATGCAGCAACcccgaggaggaggaagaacaacagctgaaggaggagactgaggAGCTTCAAGCtcagctgaaggaggagaagcgaaggtCTACCAGCTTTGAGCTGCAG GCAAGCCTCTATCAGAGGTACATGTTAAACCATCACCATGCAGACCAGGAAAAGATTGCAGACCTAGAGAGACAG CTCAGGATTTCTTCACAAGACCTTGAGGACGCAAAGCGGGACTCTTCCTATTTAAAGAAGCAAATGCTCAGAATTCTGAAGAAGCTGccaaaaacaaaaggcaaaaacCCAAAACAGTCAAAG AGAGACCAGCGGGACGTCGGCGTATGTGAAGAGGCGAGCCCAGACCCCTGGATCCCCAGAGGCAGCCTGGCATCCCTCTCTCACAGCAGCGCGCTGGATGAAAGTTTCCTGGAGTGTCCCACCTGCCAGGCCGAGTACCCCGCCAGCCAGTACCGAGAGCTGCTAACGCACCTGGAGATGTGTCTCGAGTGA
- the LOC118557029 gene encoding leucine-rich glioma-inactivated protein 1-like, translating into MEKTRRIPRRSLWLGLLVAAAVALSAEGKRARQQRCPMSCTCTKDNALCESAVSIPRSFPPDVTSLSFVKSEFTEIAKESFMHTPALHLLLFTANNLESINEDAFLGLPHLEYLFIENNQIQSISPYAFRGLKTLVHL; encoded by the exons ATGGAAAAAACACGCAGAATACCCAGGAGATCGCTCTGGCTCGGCTTACTTGTGGCGGCGGCTGTTGCACTTTCCGCGGAGGGCAAGAGAGCCAGGCAGCAGCGCTGTCCCATGTCCTGCACATGCACCAAAGATAACGCGTTGTGCGAAAGCGCAGTGTCGATTCCTCGCAGCTTTCCCCCCGATGTCACATCTCT ATCATTTGTCAAGTCGGAATTCACCGAGATCGCTAAGGAGAGCTTTATGCACACCCCCGCCCTGCATCTCCT CCTGTTCACAGCAAACAACCTGGAATCTATCAACGAGGACGCCTTCCTTGGACTTCCCCATCTCGAATATCT gtttatAGAAAACAACCAAATCCAGTCGATATCGCCGTATGCTTTCCGGGGCCTGAAAACCCTGGTGCACCTGTAA
- the LOC118557031 gene encoding centrosomal protein of 55 kDa-like, whose protein sequence is MAAYKCNRSLRKKLSSDLVKIISSLRKENVYLKKTLAEVSRHHAEHNKLVERLLALETLRLESCQQLPTKDEKTSSSSEDLCTKEMNSVDGDSPSEKEVSSNDEAVLHLQNKLNDALEKNQQWLEYDQQREAYVRAILDKMLWLEKQLNEANQAHSQQHNEEHSDEEAQKNNRERFESFLKEVDLLHKQVEVVHRKLISAEERFREREKELEALTHQLKSDTASKGSPQEECSNPEEEEEQQLKEETEELQAQLKEEKRRSTSFELQASLYQRYMLNHHHADQEKIADLERQLRISSQDLEDAKRDSSYLKKQLLRILKRLPKTKGKNPKQSKRDQRDVGVCEEASPDPWIPRGSLASLSHSSALDESFLECPTCQAEYPASQYRELLTHLEMCLE, encoded by the exons ATGGCAGCCTATAAATGTAATCGCTCGCTCAGGAAAAAGCTCAGCTCTGACCTTGTAAAGATCATCAGCAGCCTAAGGAAGGAGAATGTCTATCTGAAGAAGACTCTAGCTGAGGTGTCCCGTCATCACGCAGAACATAATAAGCTCGTGGAG AGACTCCTGGCTCTGGAAACTCTGCGGCTGGAGAGTTGTCAGCAGCTTCCAACAAAGGATGAAAAAACATCTTCGTCCTCTGAGGATCTCTGCACCAAAGAGATGAACTCTGTGGACGGA GATTCCCCTTCAGAAAAAGAGGTTTCCTCCAATGACGAAGCTGTTTTACATCTTCAAAATAAGCTCAATGAT GCTTTGGAAAAGAACCAGCAGTGGCTGGAATATGACCAGCAGAGAGAGGCCTATGTGAGGGCAATTCTGGACAAAATGTTATGGCTGGAGAAGCAGCTGAATGAAGCCAATCAGGCCCACTCACAGCAGCACAATGAGGAGCATTCAGATG AAGaggcacaaaaaaacaatagggAGCGCTTTGAAAGTTTCCTGAAGGAGGTGGATCTGCTTCATAAACAGGTTGAAGTGGTTCATCGGAAGCTGATCAGTGCTGAAGAAAG GTTCAGAGAAAGGGAGAAAGAGCTGGAGGCTCTCACACACCAGTTAAAGAGCGACACAGCAAGTAAAGGAAGCCCACAAGAAGAATGCAGCAACcccgaggaggaggaagaacaacagctgaaggaggagactgaggAGCTCCAAGCtcagctgaaggaggagaagcgaaggtCTACCAGCTTTGAGCTGCAG GCAAGCCTCTATCAGAGGTACATGTTAAACCATCACCATGCAGACCAGGAAAAGATTGCAGACCTAGAGAGACAG CTCAGGATTTCTTCACAAGACCTTGAGGACGCAAAGCGGGACTCTTCCTATTTAAAGAAGCAATTGCTCAGAATTCTGAAGAGGCTGccaaaaacaaaaggcaaaaacCCAAAACAGTCAAAG AGAGACCAGCGGGACGTCGGCGTATGTGAAGAGGCGAGCCCAGACCCCTGGATCCCCAGAGGCAGCCTGGCGTCCCTCTCTCACAGCAGCGCGCTGGATGAAAGTTTCCTGGAGTGTCCCACCTGCCAGGCCGAGTACCCCGCCAGCCAGTACCGAGAGCTGCTAACGCACCTGGAGATGTGTCTCGAGTGA